From the Anguilla rostrata isolate EN2019 chromosome 12, ASM1855537v3, whole genome shotgun sequence genome, the window CATAAGAACCTGGGAAAGGTACATATCACAGATGCGACTGTGAGGATGTGGTTATTGCAGAGTGGATGGTTAACATATAGGTTGAGTGGAAGTTGAGCTGGTTACTAGCAGGTGTACTATCAGCCCTCTGGCTCCCTCCCATCAGGTCATGGAGCACCTGAGAAAAGTGAACTTCTCCAGGAATGGGTACAAAGTCTCCTTTGATGCCAATGGGGATCCGGTGGCTACTTATGACTTGGTGAACTGGCAGGTGATGAGGGATGGGCACATGGAGTTAGTGACTGTGGGCCACTATGATGCATCTGCCCCAGATGGACAAGTAttcatcattaagaagaatATTACCTGGGCAGGCAGCCAACTGCAGGTAATTTCacattgaaatgtaatttcattagaCAGATATGGTGGCATGTCAGAGTTGGTTCCATGTCTATTGCTGTGATATTTGTTTGAaggtgcctgtgtcagtgtgcagtgagagctgtccCCCAGGCACTCGGAAGGCTCTGCAGAGAGGAAAGCCTGTCTGCTGCTACGACTGTGTGCCTTGTGCTGAGGGAGAAATCAGCAATGCTACAGGTACAGAGAAGCTGAAATAATTAACTCTATGTAGCACATTAACTACATCACATTTAGCAAAAGTACATTCTTGTATCAATGTACTTGATGCAGGCTCTCGCATGTTGGGGGACTCATTTGTAAATTAATGAGCTTAGTCAAGACAATGTTGATGAGTTTAATATCAGTACAAGGATCTGAAGCAAAAGATTATTATCACATGTTTCAATCCCACAGCGCTCAGAGCCTGCTATTCATGCCCTGACCTCTTCTGCACACTCCAGACTAATGAGATTTCCTCTTTCGTGCAGATTCCCTTGGCTGTATCACCTGTCCAGTCGACTACTGGACGAATGCTGAGAAGGACGAATGTGTACCAAAACCTATTGAGTTCTTGTCCTTCCACGAGGTTCTGGGGATTATCCTAGCAGCTTGTTCGGTGACTGGGGCCTGCATAGCCATCACAGTAGCTGCTGTGTtttacagacacagggacactcCCATTGTGAAAGCCAACAACTCAGAGCTGAGTTTCCTGCTTctcttttcattgaaactgtgtttcctttgctctcttaccttcatcggccggccctctgattggtcctgtatgctgcgccacactgcgtttgggatcacctttgtcctctgcatctcctgtgttctgggaaaaacaatagtggtgttaatggcATTCAGGGCTACACTTCCGGGCAGTAATATCATGAAGTGGTTTGGGCCTCCCCAGCAAAGACtgagtgttcttgctttcactctcatTCAGGTCCTaatttgtgtgctttggttaaCTATATCCCCTCCATTCCCCGCCAAGAACATGAAgcactacaaagaaaagatcattctagagtgtgatgtaggatcagcagtggggttctgggctgtgctgggttataTTGGACTCCTCTCTatattgtgctttgttttagcttttctggCTCGTAAGCTGCCTGACAACTTCAATGAAGccaaattcatcacattcagcatgctcatattctgtgcagtctggatcacctttataccagcttatgtcagctcacctggaaagttcactgtagctgtggagatCTTTGCAATTTTAGCTTCCAGCTTTGGTCtgattgtttgcatttttgtcccTAAATGTTTCATAATATTGTTTCGGCCTGagcaaaataccaaaaaacaCATGATGGGGAAAATGGTATAAAATCTTTCTGAAACACAGAAGCAATTCTCAGTAATGTTCATGGATAACTTTATTTAGACTGTCTGGCATATGTTATTCTCCCACAGTATATTTCTTAaagtgaaaaacacacatatctgtaaatatttctgaagaCCATATTTTTACCACTGTTAACTTAGTTGGAGCCATAGACCATTGGGTACCaccaataaaatattgatgaatCAGAATGCTTGTGTTTTCTGCCTTTCGTATATACTGTGCAGTTTTTCAGTCCTCACTGAAAATGCACCAAAGTAACAAGATTAGAACTTAGTTTCGAAGTTTTAGAAGATTTAGAAGAAGCAACGCCTGTCTGCAGAGTGCTGTTGAGGGCAGACAGAATCAGTCTTACTCCTTTGGGAGCTGCAGAGGGGCGCAGGAGGTGTTGTTGAAGTTTGCTGCCAG encodes:
- the LOC135236129 gene encoding extracellular calcium-sensing receptor-like yields the protein MIGGVFSIHDYVITTENNYTSQPKAPQCTGSLNFQELRFARTMIFAIKEINNSSELLPNVTLGHQIHDSCASVPVVAKVAFQLANGIEPVFFPNQSCSKSATVHAVVGESSSTPSIAMSRILGPFGIPLVSHFATCACLSDKLQHPTFSRTIPSDYYQAAALAKLVKHFGWTWIGVVRSDSDYGNNGMAAFLQAAQAEGICVEYSEAFYRTNPRAKVQRVAEVICRSTARVVVAFAAYGDMLVLLSELEGKLMAPLQWIGSEAWVTNHKMLQFRLFAGAIGFGIRRSVIPGLRDFLLDLGPAQVSHSPLLTEFWESAFGCSLGGSQTTVGQKPCDGNQNLQDLQNPYTDTSQLRISNMVYKAVYAIAYAIHGIICTDKPKAPPHCNTSIQLQPRQVMEHLRKVNFSRNGYKVSFDANGDPVATYDLVNWQVMRDGHMELVTVGHYDASAPDGQVFIIKKNITWAGSQLQVPVSVCSESCPPGTRKALQRGKPVCCYDCVPCAEGEISNATDSLGCITCPVDYWTNAEKDECVPKPIEFLSFHEVLGIILAACSVTGACIAITVAAVFYRHRDTPIVKANNSELSFLLLFSLKLCFLCSLTFIGRPSDWSCMLRHTAFGITFVLCISCVLGKTIVVLMAFRATLPGSNIMKWFGPPQQRLSVLAFTLIQVLICVLWLTISPPFPAKNMKHYKEKIILECDVGSAVGFWAVLGYIGLLSILCFVLAFLARKLPDNFNEAKFITFSMLIFCAVWITFIPAYVSSPGKFTVAVEIFAILASSFGLIVCIFVPKCFIILFRPEQNTKKHMMGKMV